CGACACCAGCCTTCAAGAGAAACTGAGAGCTGCTAAAGCTCATAGCTAAATGTATTAGGCTATAGGGCTGAAGTGGGGCCGCAGAAAGTTAAATCTTTTAATCATTCAACACACTCAACAATAGTCTGAAGTTTATAAAACCTGAATGAACTTTTAGTTTTAAATGGTCAGATTTTATTGGCGGTTATTCGCGAATCAAATACATTCAGTTCTCTTGTAATCCTAGGCTACCCTGCGGACGACTAAATGTTTGGCTTCTTTTTTGCGGGTCCATGATCATGTAACCGCATTATGACAGGTGTTGTGCACTGATTTGCACCATTCAAGTTGGCTGTCTTCCCTCCGGCCACTGCCTCTAATTCCTCGGCAGATAGTTCTGACATTTTTGATTGGAATGCTGAAAGAAGATCCTCAGCACTGACTTGAATCCCAAAGTTCGCAGCAAGTTCAACAGCCTCTTCCGGAGTTGTGGCTGCTGTAAGAGAGTCCCTGAATTCAGGATTCGTTGTTAAGGTGTTCAAGAGATCTTCTTGGGCTGACATGATAAAACAATGGCTTATATAAATCGATCATACAGATTGAGGAATTCACTGCGTCAAGACTTAAACAATATCAACACGATACTTGTATCTATTGTATTTGTGACTCATGTACTGCAGTAGTTGTTTCGCCTTCGCCTGAAAAGCTTATGAACAAAGATAAGAATTTGAAACCCTTGCGTTGAGCTCGGATGAATCAATCTATCTCATTAAATCAATGGAGATTCGACGCTCCCCCATTGCAAGGCAAGCGTATTGAGGCCGGAAGGCGAATTAGTTTGCTTGCAAAAATCCAAATGTTTACGGGTGTCTAAGTACCACCAAAGATATCTACATCTAAAAGACATTTGGCGGTATAAGGCCTACTTGCGTTCCCAAAGCATTGTTTACCTTGTTGGGTGCGCAGCCGTAATTTTTGCCTCAGCTAACAGCATCCAATTCTTCCTCTGAGAGCTCTGACAGCTTTGATTTGAATGCCGTTCGCAGCTCATTACGTCAAATAACTGGGGTTTGCTGCTTTTGATGAAGAGAACGTTCAGACCCAGTTCCTAAGACATGTGGACTTCATTGAGGTGCTCGATTAAGACGGGAACCCTTTCCCCGATCCTGCACCCGTCCCTGAGTGAATCGCGCCTGTTGTCCGTACGCTGCGGACTTTGGATCTGACTTATTTGCTGACTTTCGCGCTTATGTCCAAACAAGGCTTAATGGCGCTGTAGTCGTTTCCATGAAAGGAGGCCGCCCCTCCGGTTGGAAGAGACGGCCTAGCTCGTTCGTTCGCGCATGGTTTCACTCCATCACGTCGGGATGAAAGAAGGAGTGCGAAGTAACTGGCTGCGGCGTCCCTGGGGCCATGACGTCCAGAGGTGGGGCTGATGCGGTTCCGGGGCACCTGTGGCGATGCAATGGAGTGTCGATCGACGTGGCGCACCTGATGACTGCCTGTCGAAGGACCAGCCTCACGGATGGGTGGAAACTGTTGGAGCAGGGGGCCGTAAAGTCAGAAGACTTCTGGGATCTGGTTTGGTGGAGTGTCGGCTGTCATCAGCGCCTCCGATCTCGATACATATAGTTTTGTCGCCCGCAACCGCAAAGGCAATGAGCATGAAGGCGCATTGCCTTTGCAGTGGTTGAGACCGAGAGTTGGAACTGCGTGGACATGATCCGACGCCACCTATTGATGAGTGGTTACAAGCTTCTCTTGTCTGAGCTGATCCATGCGGGCTTTTAATCACCGGA
Above is a window of Synechococcus sp. BIOS-E4-1 DNA encoding:
- a CDS encoding Nif11-like leader peptide family RiPP precursor, coding for MSAQEDLLNTLTTNPEFRDSLTAATTPEEAVELAANFGIQVSAEDLLSAFQSKMSELSAEELEAVAGGKTANLNGANQCTTPVIMRLHDHGPAKKKPNI